In Prionailurus bengalensis isolate Pbe53 chromosome D4, Fcat_Pben_1.1_paternal_pri, whole genome shotgun sequence, the DNA window GCCAGAACTTCCAAAGAGGAATGACTAACCCCAGGCCCACGCCTGTCAGAGGCAATGACACCAATCCTCCAGACCCCTCGGGGCTTAGGACGGAGCTGGGTCTCTCTCTTGagtttgggggcagggagatgaTCCAGTTCTCCTCTCCATTGGACTCTGAGACACCAGCAGGCCCCctactctctttctcctccccagaccCCACATAATTGATTTCCCATGTTGCTAATAGAGGCCAGATTGATGATGCCCAAGCCCtgtgtgggtggtgggtgggtcaGGGCTGACCAAGGCTCTGAAGACAGGAAGGCAGCACAGGCCAGAGATCCCCGAACTTTAGCCCCACTACCACAAAGACAGGGAAGGCGGAGGCTCAGACCCATCCCAGGAATACAATGTCCTGGGTGAGAGTTTgtgaccccctcctccctccacccattAAACCCAGAGTATAGGTTCAGGCCCAAGCCACACCTCACAGGAACCAGACAAACAGGCAAATAGGGGGTCCAGGGTACACGGGCAGGTCCACAGCCACTTCTCAGTATGTCCATCCTGGGAGCCTCTTCCTGTGAATGAGGAGTCATGCATTCCCACAGTTGAGACTACTGTGCTTGAAAAGCCACAGGCCCCTCTACCCTGATATCAGGCCTTTGCTTTCGATAGAATCTCCCACCTGGAACACCCCTCTCCTCCTGTAGTGCCTGGTCTGGAAGAGAGCTAGCCACCTTCACTCTGAGCCCCTCACCCAGCCCCAGGTCCTGTCGAGGCCTAACTCATCAGTGCTTGAGGCACTATGGATCCCTCCTCCTagtggcaggggaaggggcagagccaggcctggTGAGACCAGCAAGGAACACCCATTTTCTGACCCTGCCTGAAAAAAGGGCTTGAATTGGCATATGTGTGTGTGGCATCATGGTATTAGCAGCTTAGTGTAGGTATGGTGCTCAGCACCTGCTGTGGGGAGTGTGTACACAAGTCAGTGTATCCATGGCTTTGACTCCATCTGTCTCTCGTCTCAGGAACCCAGAGCAAGGCCAACCTGGGTTGGGGCTCTGGTCTAATCCTTTCCTCCCATCCCCAGGCCAGAGGTACCTGCAAACTTGGCCCCAGCCTTAGGCATCCTCAGCTGAGGAGCTGTGGTGGGGTGGTTTCTACAAGGGGGCTATACCTGAGCAGGCCTGgggcagccaggagcccctcctctGAGAAGAAATCAGAAGGATCTTGGAATTCTAGTTTGAAAACTAGAGGTGTGGGCAGGGTACAGGGCTGGACCAAAGACTGGGCACCCTGTAAACCCAAAgcctgctcctctcccgctcacatGAAGTCCTGACTGTAATCTAACGCTGGGGTGAATCTTGTACCCCACATTTCTAGTCCTGAAGCACAGGTCCAGTCCCTAGTCACGTTCCAAGTGGCCTCCTTCAGGCAGCTTCCTGGCCTGCCCAGGCCCAGAACGCTCTGCGCTCTGTGCCTTGTAGCTCAGATGAGCCCCAGGCCTGACCTGCTAGAAGCCCTGGACTGTATCTCCTGGATGGCAGGGATGACAGTCTTTCCTACCGCAAGGATAAAGTCTGGTCACCTCCCTTCTTGCATCTCTAGCCTCTATGGGTAAAGCCTAGGCATTCGTGGAAGGCAGCTCTGGAGATGACTCTTGACAGGCTGCTCCCGTCAGGATTCAGCAGCCTCTAGGACTGACTGGACATCCCCATGTGGGACCTGCCTCACTGGAACCCCTCAGTCCCTGCAACTCTATCCGTGGCCTCCAGGGAGCCCTATCCTCCAAAGAAGCAGAAAGCTCCACACGTCTGCCTGAGAGCTAAACTGCCTCTCCCCCCCATATGGATGCCCAACTAGaatttcttccctcctccaggcCTAGAAGGGGAGAGATCCTTGGAAGAAGGAAACCCTCCCAAAGTGGGTCTGTTCCAAGGACTCATGAAATGGTGACGTTTAATGAgaacccccccaccctcccacccctgtaTATACAactataaaaaattcaaatacagcAAGTTACCATTGAGTCAGACTAGAAGGGACTGACAGGGCATTAAATACTGTGGGGTACGAACAGGGAAAGGGGAGGGCCGtacaaaatgggcagaggtgggggagtgAAAAAGTGTGGGCactggggggaaggggtggcTGGGCCCCCCCAGTGTCAGGAGCTTATAATCTGATGGTGGCAACAGAGACCCTGGGACAgacaggaggctggggcaggaggagaaaTTATGGATGTGAGGGGATCCCCTCAGAACCCCCCCAAGGGCTCCTGGGAGTCGCTGGCGTTGGAGGTTCCAGCCcaaggggccagggtgggggtaggggtgggtcTTTGGTGGGTGGATTGGCTGCAAGGTCCTCCTCTcccgagggagggaggagggccagTGTGGTGTGGCAGGGCTCGGGGGCGGCAGGCCCGGGCCTGCCGGGGTCTCTACAAATTATGTCTGAAGAGAATGCAGAAGGTCCTCCTGCCCGTGTGCAAAATAGAAATTGGGGTCTGCGGGCTCAGCTCCGGCCTCCTGCTCCTCTGCAGGTGCGCTGGCATGTCCTCACGGGATGCCGGGCTCTGGGGAGACAGGGCAGGGGGCTGTGAGGGAAGAGGGTGGGATAGGGATTCCCTCAGGTTCCCCTCTGCCACCCAACCTTACTTGACTTACCAGATCAGGAGACTGTTGGCAGTGGCGGCAGCAGCGGCCAGGGCCAGGGTCACAGGGACGCCGATTGAGAAAGGTGTCAAGGTTCCTCCACCGCTGCCCAGCTCCCCAGGGTCACAAATCTTCGTGGTGGGTGGGGGTGCCAGTGAGCTGGTGGTGCTGGTCGTGGTCTCTGGGGAACATGGGGGTAActcagggcagggccagggctaCAGTCCAACCCAGTTCTGGGGGGTTTCATGAGGTGTATTGTTCCTGCTCCCTGTGTTAGACAGTGCTGCCTCTCCCATCAGAcagcccctgcttcctctctcaaaCACATCCTGCCTTGCCCATCAGGCAGATCGTGCTTCCCCAAGGCTCACAGATGACCCCTCCACCCAATGGCCCCTACCAAGAATGTCCAGAGCAAGGACCAGGAACAGCATGGgcaggacagacagacagcagtGAAGCAGCCACAGAGTGCCTGGGCTCTAAGACTCTAAGTCCTGGGAGGAGTTGAAAGGCACAAGATAGAACCAGGCAACAGTGCAGGTCACTGAGAGAacaggggatgggggatgggctcaCCCGGAGCCTGGGCCTCAGTGGTGAGGTGTCGTGGCTCCTCAGTCCAGGGCGTGGCATGGGCGGCCACACTCCAGTCACTCCATGTCCCAATCTCATTGTCCTTGGCCGCCACCTGGATGATGTACTCCTTCCCAGCATAGGCATCTGTGATGGTGTGCGCTGTGCCATCTGACAGCTCTACCTGCAGCCAGACCATGGGATGGGGGTAGGGGGCCCTGGGGGTCAGGAGAGTGAGGCACCCCCAGAGGAACTGAGAACACTTCTGAGCAGAGAAGAGTGAAGACCCCCTGGAGGAAATGAGGACTTccttgggagagagaggagatattAAGAATACTCCTCAAGGAAGGTAAAGACATGTCAGGGGGGAAACCCCGAGAGAGGGAAGATGATCCTAAAGGAGAGTAAGAAAATCTTTAAGGAGACTGGAAGCACCCCCAGGGGAACAGAAGGAGGACTTTGCTCATTGTCTCACTCTGTTGTCATCCCAGCTTCCTCACAGCCCTCAATCTGAGCCCTGATCTCAGCCCCTGCCTGGAGGTGATAAGAGTAACAGGGTAAGAATGGGGATGGTGATATGCTGCCCTCTCCCATCAGGAAgcagcattaaaacaaaacaaaacaaaacaaaacaaaacaaaacaaaacaagcagctTAGAAGGAAGGTTATGAACACAGTCATGGAACCAGGCTTCCTGAGTCCAAGTTTTAGTTCCACTCCTTACAAGCAAGTGacaaagttacttaacctccataTGCCTTGCTGTgctgatctgtaaaatggcattTACGATCTATCTCACAGGGGTATAATGAGGACCAAACACACTTCAATCAGCTCTGTCATCATCATGGgttccagctcagagcctggcttccCAGTTGCCCAGTGCATCCACTTCCTCCCATTCAGGAAGACCTCAGTATGGTCGTCACCCTGCCTGAGGtggactggggtggggtgggcagctCCCAAGAGGCAGGACAGGAGGGCAGCTGCTCCATTTCCTCCTGGAGGCATCGCCACCCCACCCCTGCGGAGGCCAGCCCTATTCTGCTGGTCTCCCCCACCCTTCAGGCTGGCCTGCCTGTCCAGCGCCCCTCCCAGTCCCAGGCTGAGCTCTGGTTCATCTCAGCGGCACCCGCTGCCTCATTAAGCCTCCTCGTAAACAGGGGCAGCCGGCAggggcgggcggtgggggggggggggggatgctgctCTGGGCCACGTCTGGCTTCAGGGCTTTTTTGGTCCCTGTTCCAATCTTCCTTCCCAGAAAACTGGGGTCTGGGCTACCTACCTGAAAGGCTGTGAGTACATGTGCACACGTGTATGTGTATTCATATGTGTGAAGGTGTGTCTAAGTACAGCAAGAAGCCCCTCCAATaatcccccctcccgcccccatccCCATGGCCCTGAGGTGGCAGGCACTGGTAAAGGTCAGGGTCAGGGTGAAAGTCATTTGGGGCCCAGACCTAAGCTCAGTAAGTCCTACTCCCAGACCTAGAAGATTGGTGGGCCCCATAGACTCTCCTCCCCTGGAGTTGGGGCCCAGTTCCTCCTCTGGTCCCCTACACCCTTTTACCCTGCAAAGACCCCCTCTTGCTGAGTAGTCCCAGCTCCTTCAGCTCCTTTTCCCTCTTGTCAGGATTTGACCCTCAGGCCTCTCCTTTGATTCTATCTCCCCAGATCTTCACAACTGTCTTTCCCCAAAGGGAGAGAGCTATGAAAAGCAGATCAGATTACCACTTACTGGTGGGCTTATGGTGGGCACCATACCTCTCGGAATGTGGCCCAGGAACCCAATCCTTTCTTGGCAGCCACATATCCTAAGACTGGGCCCTTCTTGCTGGGTTATCACTGATCCCTTAATCCATCCCCTTAAGAGAATGGCTCTTCCACTGGCAGGAATTCTCTAGTAACTGGCATCTGCCTAGCCTCAGAGTCCTCCGTCCAGTCGGCCGTAGCATATGTCAGGCATGCCCTTCAGCCTCCCTGCTGAGTTAGGGCAAGAACAGAAGATTCAGGGAACCCATGCTAGGTCCCTGTACTTGCCTCCTCCTTGTCCATGCTCAGATAGCCCCTGTGAGACCTCATGGTACCCATTCTTGTATAATTCCTGGCCTGTATATTTCATTTCCTCCTGAAAATCCAAACAATGTTTTTTCTCCTCACCCCTCTCTACCCCCTCCCAATCATACACCTGCTCCTTTCCAATATTAAGGATAAGGGAGAGTAGATTGTATTCAGAGCAAAAGTCAAGCTCAAAAGAGCCATAAATCTAACCAACCACAATGCCAATGAGATATGGAACAGGGAAAGCACATGCCAGGTCATACGTATTTTTTACCACAGAGTCTGCATATTTTGCTCTGTCCACATCAGTATGGGGGTCAGTTCTGTGGTGCATGGCCTTGGCATGTTAGTCACATGCATGTATGGAGCATGGTTCCTGCTAGGAACCACGTGTATGTATACATGCTCCCATGTGTGTGGTGGGCAGTATGCCAAGGCCACTATGAGGCGTGTGCGCTGCGATGCGCAGGGCTGCTGCCTGTAGCtcgttagcaggggaggggggcttgTGAAACTAGACCCTGGTTATTAGCAATGCATTAGGCGCGGGCAGCTGGCCAGGCGGGAGGGACTCCGGACTCTGTCAGGGAATATGTGAGCAGCCTTTGTGGGGGCCAGGCCTGCAACCCGGACAGGCACCCTGGAATCGAATTACGCACTTTAAAGGCTAGCTGGAAGTGGGGCATGGGGAGATGGGGCTGGAGCCTGGTGGGTGGGTTGACCCCTGGGTGCCAGCCTGGGTTGGCCTGTGGCCCAGCCCCAGTCTGAGCCCACAGACCTCATGGGCCACAAAGAGCACCTACAACCCTAAGGGCCCTGGAATGTCAaaggagagagaaccttaaaTCTGCCCCAAACCCCTGGCTGCTCCCCTGAGCTACAGTAGCTTGATCAATACGTACTGAAAAGGTAGGTAGCCCAGACCACAGCCTGACCCCCATACCAGCCCTTATCCACTGCCTAGTTCCCAGCCTAGACTACCTTCTCATCTATAACCTTGAGCTGACCCCTAAGCTACATCTGACTTTGGAGCCCTGACACTAATCATGGCCTGAACTCTTACCCTGGAACAAGCTTGCCTCCACTGACTGATTCTGATCCCTCGAACCCTTGAGACTATGCGTCCTTGAGGATAAGAGCCGTCCTGCTCCTTGGGTCCAGTACAAGCCCACAGCCTGGGCCAGAGTGTATGAGGGAGACGCCTGATCACAGAGGAGAGCCAGAGATAAGGAAAGGCAAATACTAACTGCCCTACCTGCCATCTCCCTTCCAGGATTTCTCCCCATTACCCTGGGTGCCACAAAAACAGATGTGTTCCCATCACACTAACAGAGGTCACTGGGAACCCCTTAGGGCCTCAGATCAGGATACTTCCCTCAGACCCATCCATCCTCCCAGGCCTATCTGATCCCTTCTCCCTGAGGAAAGCCTCTCTGGCTGCCCTCAGGCTTCACATTGGAACAGCTATCAGCTGATACAGGTCGTATGGATATGCCACGTGGCTCTGATTCTGGCACTTGGGATCTGGGCAGGGCAGAGCACTCACATGCTGCCACTGGTCCAGGATGAGGGGTCGGTATCGCAGAAAGAACTTGAGAGGAAAGGACTCAGGGTCAGGCCAGGTTGAAGGGGTCTGCCAAGTCACCTCTAGCCGGCGAGGGTTGCTGGGAACTGGTCGGGCTACCACATTTTCTGGAGGGTCAGGTTTCACTGTTAAGGAGACACAGCTTCATTACCACACTAATCTCTGGAAAAACCCCACTTTGTCAGCCCCAGTCACCATGTCCACCATCTCATATTGCCAATTCTTGTCATAACTGTCATGGTTGCTACCCCTCTTCTCTGTTGTCagttctggcaaccaccattaaCAACCATCTCATTATTTCAACCTCTCACATCCCTATTCCCACCAAGGACTGTCACTACAGTCACTGTCACCAGCTCATGATAATGATATCCCAAATTTCATCCCATCATCCCAGCCCCATGCTCATGATGACCAGCATCCCAATTACCAAGTCTAAATGATGGCTCCACCATTACCAGCATCGCCTCCATTGTCATCTGGATCACCCCCTCCTGCACCAGCATCATACACTCCCCTCAAGCTCAGCATTTCACCTCAACTCTTCCAGTTCCAAATTGAGATAAAGTCTACCCTGGAAGAGTCTGGGTTTGAAGCTGCTCTGTGGGTCAAGGTTAAAAGACAGTCCACAGGTGTGGCAGATCTGGGTTGGACTCCTGACAGGAGTCTAAGGGCCCAGCTCATGTAGAAACAGTCTGGCTGGGGGATTCAGCCATGGCATGGAGGGCAGGCAGAGGGTCTGGCTGAGATGGAGAAGAAGCAGGCAAGGGGTCTGGCTGGGATTGGGGCAAGGGCAGGCAGAGGATCTGGATGGGGTGGagcaggggcaggcagagggtcTGGCTGGGATTGGGGCAGGAGCAGGCAGAGGATTTGGAtgggatggggcaggggcaggcagagggtcTGGCTGGAGTGGGACAGGAGTAGGCAGAAGGGTCTgactgggatgggggtgggggtgagggcggTATCTGTCCCAGTCCTGTCTCCTGTTCTGACACCTCATTCATCACAGGCCGTAAGGAAGCCATTagcgtggggcggggggtggaggctGCAGCTGCACAAGGGTCTGGCCCagcctgccccccctccccctcctgaaTACTCTAGGAGCCAGAGAGAGTATGGGAAGAGCTGCTGGAAAGGTCTCTTGGCCCCTACAGGTAAAGGACACCCACTCAAATATTCACAGGTATATACATACCATgaacatatgtacacatgtatatacattccACATATACCTATGCACACATGTGACTATCCCCACCAATGCTCATATACACCTCTGGCacacccccactcacacactcccACTGGAGTATGTTGCAGGGACCACCCCCCTCCTGACGCACCAATGGTGAACTCGTCGAAGGTGATAGCTGTGGCGTTGTGGCCCAGGGCATTGCTGACACTTATCGAGACCTTGTACTTGATGGTGGAGAACAGGTGCATGTAGCGGATGTGGCAGCGGTTCTTGAGGGCTGGGTCCTTCTCACAGACCATAATTTTGGAGCCATGCCTGGGGAAGGGTGAGGCCCAGGCACTGTtaccaacatcaagagtcaggtggGGCAGAGGTTGGGGGAAGGTCAAGCCCAAGGCTGGGCTAGGGTGTGGACTGAGGGCATGGTGGGTGGCTGAAggagaggtcagaggtcagggtTGAAACCGGGTCACAGGCAAGTCTACTCACAGCACGGTCACATTGAAGGTGTTGGGGATgtaggtgggggtgggcagatgCCAGCTGCAGTAGAAGCCCTTGGGGTAAGTGTTGGAGCGGCAGCTGAGCACAGGCTCCCGCGGCGGCACTGGGGGTGAGGACAGCACGGTCAGGGTATTCTTGGAGCCCCTAGTCCCCTGCACTAGTGTGGGGACAGGTGGGCCCCAGAACCCCAGCTCTCCCCCCTTCAACCCATCAGCAATGCCagaggttggggaggggtggctgtCAGCGAGGGTCTGAGGCTTCCCAGGCCGCAGACAGCCAGatgtttaattaaagaaaaacaaggccTATATGAAGAGGGAGCCCCCCCCACCTGCTCAATGGAGGCGGGAATTGTGGGGGAACAGGGGGCTGCGGGCCTCAGCTCATCAATCACAGGATGGAGATGATGTCTGGGGGAATCGGCCCCAGCCCCACATCTCCTGACACGTTGTGTCCATTCCCAGAGAAAAACTGTGCAACAgaagctggtggggggaggggggcgcggggGCAGATGGTCCTGATTGGGTCCTCTGGTTGCGGGAATAGTCAGAGTGAGCTCCCTGGAGAAGAGTCATCCCAGGCTTCCCCTCAGTAGAGATTAAGAAACACAAGGAGAGGCCTGGTGGTTCCACAGGAGCAATAGCACTGGGTGGCTGTACATGTGAGTATCTGTGTATAGGTGTCTAGGTGCGTGGGTATATATGTCACATGTGTCTCTGTGACATGAATGATCCACAATGGAATGTAGAGGTATCTATGGGCATGGCTCAGAATGTGTGGCCACGTAGgattgcatgtgtgtgcatatgcctGTTGAGAGGAAGCTACTGTTCCCTTGGTATATACCTCACTTCCAAGCCCTAGCCCCCAGCTCCTCCATCACAGACCCTTTAAGCAGTTCTTTTCTTGGTCAGCAGCTGCCTTCACTCTAGCATGAGGAGTCCCAGAGAGGGATGGGGATctgcctggggtcacacagcaagctAGAGTTGGGACTGAACTCCAGGATGGGGATACCCACCTACATgatcacacatacacacttggGAAGTCCTTTCTGCTATCTAACCACACTTCTTGCTGCTGTGAGCACTTAGCCCAGCTGTCCCACCCTTAGGCATTGGGTAAGGCGTGAGGACAGCCGGCTCAGGTTCCTGGAAGGAGGCAACTTCTGTGATCTGACCCAGGCAAGGAATGTCCGTCAGTGGCTCCAGGGACACTGACACCTCCCTCCtgtgccccccccgccccaccccctgcctgacAGGTGGACAGGAAATGGGAGGGGGGCAGTTCAATAAGCCAGGGACTGTGAAGGGGGGAGTGCATGTCTATGCTTGCTGAGTGACCATGGTGACACACAGGGAACTGTGGGCTTTCATCCACAGTGTACACGTGATGGTGACTGATTCTGTGTGATTGCATGTACATGTCCATTGTGTGTGAAGTATATGTGTATTGGGGCTGAACCCCTAGGGCCCAATCTGGCTTTGCAGCAAGAAAGATGAGGGGTCAGAGAGGCATCTGGGAAGCTTGGGTGAATGTAGCAGCTAGAGTGGGCTGTGCTGTGGGCAAAGGCAGCTCCATGCCCCAGGGCTGCAGGGAAGAGCCAGAGCCCAGCTGAGCCCCCACAAGGGGCAACCTGCATTCTATCCACTGCTGTCTGCCTCCCCTGGGAAGCTTTCCTGGCCCCGTGTCCATCTTGTGTCTGTTCCATGTTCATCCTGTGTGCCTCTGCTATCCCTTCCCTATCTGCCCAGGGGCACAgaggcatgggggtggggtggggggtggccaaGGACACAGGAAGTGCCTTGTGGGGGCCTGTAGGCCAGGCCAGAGTTGGCAGCCACCCCAGGAGGAAAGGACATTCCGAGGTCGGCTGAGAAGCCTCCACTcccccctcctgccacccccctCCTTACCCCCAGCTTCAAAGGAGaagggtgctgggggtggggtgggtactGAAGGCTGCAGAGTCAGCTCCCTGCTGCCTGGGACTCTTTGGAGGGCAGAGCGGGCCATGGCACTGGACTcacaggccccctcccccagccagcctccccaCTGACCAGTCCCCTACATTCCCTCTGACCATCCTCCCCCCTGAGACCAGCCTTCCCCTCAAACCAGTTCCTCTCTCTGACTGGGCAGGTCATGGGGGACcggggggccaggcagggcttTGTCTGTCATCTGGCTACTCCTGCCTGGCCTTGGgccctgagcagggaagggcttGGGTTTCCTGACAGGGACCAGGTTTCtcagaggaaaaaggaggaaagaaaaacaaagaaaggaagaaaaggagtgaCTTGCTGCAGCTGGAGCCCAGCTGAGGGGCCGGGTGGGCGGAGGTGGGGGTGCTatgagagaccaagtgtgaggtTGTGGGACAGTGTGTGATCAGGCCTGTTGTGAGTGTGCTGCAAGATGGGGAAGAAGCCGTTTTTAAGACACTGCAATTGTGAGGCTGTGCGTTAACTCAGAGGCTTCATGTGTGTGACTGAGACTGGGCAGTTGCGTAACTTTGCAATTGGCTGTGTGTGATTCCGGACAGGGCAGTTTGATTAAGACTGTCTGTATGTGTATGGCCAAGGGGCTGAGGTACTCTCTGAGAATGTGTGTAAGTGCACCATTGAGTCTGAAA includes these proteins:
- the CNTFR gene encoding ciliary neurotrophic factor receptor subunit alpha isoform X1, whose product is MAAPVPWACCAVLAAATAVVYAQRHSPQEAPHVQYERLGSDVTLPCGTANWDAAVTWRVNGTDLAPDLLNGSQLVLHGLELGHSGLYACFHRDSWHLRHQVLLHVGLPPREPVLSCRSNTYPKGFYCSWHLPTPTYIPNTFNVTVLHGSKIMVCEKDPALKNRCHIRYMHLFSTIKYKVSISVSNALGHNATAITFDEFTIVKPDPPENVVARPVPSNPRRLEVTWQTPSTWPDPESFPLKFFLRYRPLILDQWQHVELSDGTAHTITDAYAGKEYIIQVAAKDNEIGTWSDWSVAAHATPWTEEPRHLTTEAQAPETTTSTTSSLAPPPTTKICDPGELGSGGGTLTPFSIGVPVTLALAAAAATANSLLICPLPCLPRARHPVRTCQRTCRGAGGRS
- the CNTFR gene encoding ciliary neurotrophic factor receptor subunit alpha isoform X4, whose translation is MAAPVPWACCAVLAAATAVVYAQRHSPQVPPREPVLSCRSNTYPKGFYCSWHLPTPTYIPNTFNVTVLHGSKIMVCEKDPALKNRCHIRYMHLFSTIKYKVSISVSNALGHNATAITFDEFTIVKPDPPENVVARPVPSNPRRLEVTWQTPSTWPDPESFPLKFFLRYRPLILDQWQHVELSDGTAHTITDAYAGKEYIIQVAAKDNEIGTWSDWSVAAHATPWTEEPRHLTTEAQAPETTTSTTSSLAPPPTTKICDPGELGSGGGTLTPFSIGVPVTLALAAAAATANSLLICPLPCLPRARHPVRTCQRTCRGAGGRS
- the CNTFR gene encoding ciliary neurotrophic factor receptor subunit alpha isoform X2, whose protein sequence is MAAPVPWACCAVLAAATAVVYAQRHSPQEAPHVQYERLGSDVTLPCGTANWDAAVTWRVNGTDLAPDLLNGSQLVLHGLELGHSGLYACFHRDSWHLRHQVLLHVGLPPREPVLSCRSNTYPKGFYCSWHLPTPTYIPNTFNVTVLHGSKIMVCEKDPALKNRCHIRYMHLFSTIKYKVSISVSNALGHNATAITFDEFTIVKPDPPENVVARPVPSNPRRLEVTWQTPSTWPDPESFPLKFFLRYRPLILDQWQHVELSDGTAHTITDAYAGKEYIIQVAAKDNEIGTWSDWSVAAHATPWTEEPRHLTTEAQAPETTTSTTSSLAPPPTTKICDPGELGSGGGTLTPFSIGVPVTLALAAAAATANSLLI
- the CNTFR gene encoding ciliary neurotrophic factor receptor subunit alpha isoform X3, which codes for MAAPVPWACCAVLAAATAVVYAQRHSPQEAPHVQYERLGSDVTLPCGTANWDAAVTWRVNGTDLAPDLLNGSQLVLHGLELGHSGLYACFHRDSWHLRHQVLLHVGLPPREPVLSCRSNTYPKGFYCSWHLPTPTYIPNTFNVTVLHGSKIMVCEKDPALKNRCHIRYMHLFSTIKYKVSISVSNALGHNATAITFDEFTIVKPDPPENVVARPVPSNPRRLEVTWQTPSTWPDPESFPLKFFLRYRPLILDQWQHVELSDGTAHTITDAYAGKEYIIQVAAKDNEIGTWSDWSVAAHATPWTEEPRHLTTEAQAPDHDQHHQLTGTPTHHEDL